The region TTTTCATGCTTCAAAAATCACTCGAAGTGACGAAAGGTGTTTTTTTTGTTAAGTATTAGTAATAACAAACTTAACTTTTCAATTCTTCCAACTTCCCTTGATATACTTTAATTTCATCACGTAATTTAGCAGCAACTATAAAGTCTAATGCTTTTGCAGCTTCTTCCATAATTTTACGTTTTTCACGAATTTTCTTTTCTAACTCGCCTTTAGATAAATACTCACTTTCTGGTTCTGCAGCACGCGCAGCTTCTAACTCGTAACTATACGTACTTACCGAGTTTTTTGATAATGCACTATCTAAGTTTTTATTTAAAGCTTTAGGTACTAAGTTGTTTTTGGTATTGTAGGCAATTTGTTTTTGACGTCTGTATTCAGTTTCGTCAATAGTTTTTTGCATGCTTTTGGTAATTTTGTCTGCATACATAATGGCCTTACCATTTAAGTTTCTAGCAGCTCTACCAACCGTTTGTGTAAGCGAACGAGCCGAACGCAAAAACCCTTCTTTATCAGTATCTAAAATGGCGACTAAAGATACTTCAGGTAAGTCTAAACCTTCACGTAATAAATTAACACCAACTAAGACATCATAAATTCCTTTACGTAAATCTTGCATGATTTGAACACGTTCTAAAGTATCCACATCGCTATGGATATAATTAACACGGACATTAATTCGGCTAAGATATTTTGTTAATTCTTCAGCCATTCGTTTAGTTAAAGTAGTAACTAAAGTACGTTCGTCTTTTTCAACGCGTAGCTGGATTTCTTCAATTAAATCATCTATCTGATTTAAACTAGGTCTAACTTCAATAATGGGATCTAATAGTCCTGTAGGACGTATCACCTGCTCGACATAAACACCATCTGTTTTTTGTAGCTCGTAATCTGCAGGAGTTGCAGATACGTAAATCACTTGGTTTTGTAAGGCTTCAAACTCTTCAAACTTTAAAGGTCTATTGTCCATTGCTGCTGGCAATCTAAAACCATATTCTACTAAATTTTCTTTTCTGCTTCGGTCACCACCATACATGGCATGAACTTGAGAAATGGTGACATGACTCTCATCCACAACCATTAAGTAATCCTCTGGAAAGTAATCTAGTAAACAGAAAGGTCTAGTTCCTGGTTCACGACCATCCAGGTAACGCGAGTAATTCTCAATACCAGAACAATAGCCTAACTCACGAATCATCTCTAAATCAAATTCGGTGCGTTCTTTTAAGCGTTTGGCTTCCAGATGTTTGCCTATGTCTTTAAAATAGTCGTGTTGTTTTACTAAGTCGTCTTGAATGTTTTTTATAGCACCTTGCAAAATGTCTGGAGAAGTCACAAACATATTGGCTGGATAGATGGTTAGTCGGTCATATTTTTCGACTACTTCATTGGTTTGAATATTAAAGGCTTCAATCTCTTCAATGTCATCACCAAAAAAGTGAATGCGAAAGGCATCATCTGCATAACTAGGGAAAATATCTACCGTATCTCCCTTAATTCTAAAATTACCATGTCTAAAGTCGGCTTCGGTACGCGAATACAGACTTTGTACCAATTGGTGTAATAATTTGGTGCGTGAGATGTGTTGGTCTACTTCAAGGGTAATTACATTTTTTTGAAACTCCACAGGATTACCAATACCATACAAGCAGGAAACGGAAGCGACTACTAGTACATCACGACGTCCAGAGAGTAGAGAAGAGGTTGTGCTTAAACGCATTTTCTCAATCTCCTCATTAATAGATAAATCTTTTTCTATATACACACCAGAGGTTGGTATATAAGCTTCGGGTTGGTAATAATCATAGTAAGACACAAAATACTCTACAGCGTTATCCGGAAAAAACTGTTTAAATTCAGAATATAACTGAGCAGCTAATGTTTTGTTATGTGCTAAGACCAAGGTAGGTTTTTGTACATCTTCTATGACATTAGCAACCGTAAAGGTTTTACCAGAACCAGTCACACCTAAAAGGGTTTGGTATTTTTCTTTAGCATTTAAGCCATCTACCAGTTGCTTAATCGCTTCTGGTTGGTCTCCTGTAGGACTAAAATCTGATTTTATTTTGAATTTCATAAAACAAATTAGGAACGTAAAGTTATTATTTAAAGGCTTATTTAGTCTTCGGATTTAATGTTTAAAGGATTGTCTTTTCTTTCGTTATCAAACATCCAAGAGAGAATCCACCATCGATTACCATCATAATATAATTGAATACTATTAATCCCTCTGTCTACAACTGGACCGTTTTCTTCTTCTCTGGTTTCATAATACGTCCAAACATGTGTTATGTTACCAAAAGTTTGGACTTCTCTTTTTAATTCGTATTCAAAAAAACCAGCTTCAGGAATCCCGAAGCTTTTATGATACTCTTCTAATGTCTGAGTTATGATGTAAGGTGTATTGTCTTTATCTTTTCCTGTTACAGTAATTAACGCATCAGGATGGTGTAGTGACGCATCTCTCTCCCAATTTCTAGC is a window of Olleya sp. YS DNA encoding:
- the uvrB gene encoding excinuclease ABC subunit UvrB; translation: MKFKIKSDFSPTGDQPEAIKQLVDGLNAKEKYQTLLGVTGSGKTFTVANVIEDVQKPTLVLAHNKTLAAQLYSEFKQFFPDNAVEYFVSYYDYYQPEAYIPTSGVYIEKDLSINEEIEKMRLSTTSSLLSGRRDVLVVASVSCLYGIGNPVEFQKNVITLEVDQHISRTKLLHQLVQSLYSRTEADFRHGNFRIKGDTVDIFPSYADDAFRIHFFGDDIEEIEAFNIQTNEVVEKYDRLTIYPANMFVTSPDILQGAIKNIQDDLVKQHDYFKDIGKHLEAKRLKERTEFDLEMIRELGYCSGIENYSRYLDGREPGTRPFCLLDYFPEDYLMVVDESHVTISQVHAMYGGDRSRKENLVEYGFRLPAAMDNRPLKFEEFEALQNQVIYVSATPADYELQKTDGVYVEQVIRPTGLLDPIIEVRPSLNQIDDLIEEIQLRVEKDERTLVTTLTKRMAEELTKYLSRINVRVNYIHSDVDTLERVQIMQDLRKGIYDVLVGVNLLREGLDLPEVSLVAILDTDKEGFLRSARSLTQTVGRAARNLNGKAIMYADKITKSMQKTIDETEYRRQKQIAYNTKNNLVPKALNKNLDSALSKNSVSTYSYELEAARAAEPESEYLSKGELEKKIREKRKIMEEAAKALDFIVAAKLRDEIKVYQGKLEELKS